The DNA sequence TTACAACCACCCAATTTTGGATACAAACAAAAGCACCTTATATATTTGATCCTCCACAGCCCTTAAGAAATGCCTGTCAAAAGAAGCAATCATGATGATTATTACTCAAGACCAAGGCATCATAAACTCATTCGATCAATTTCACATTTAGAAATTCAATATCTTCAAAAATGTGAGTCCTACCATCTTGGTGGCAGCAAGCGACTGACGCTGCCGTTCTTTCTTCTCGCGCTGACACTCACCGCACCAGCTAGAGAAATCCTTTTGATATTTCTTCATCTCTCTAAAGACTGAACTGTAGACCAGATCACACAAGATCACTTGTTGCACAAAGTACATATAACCAAGAGAATTAGCACAGGAGAAACAAAAGAGAGTTTGGCATAAAATATCATCATCATGGAACAGAAAGTTGTTCAAAGTATGGACTGCATGATATGGTACGAAACATTGAGAAATTCATTAAAATCATGATAAActattatgaaaattaatattAATCACATTATACAAAGATATTATTAAGACAAATAAATATTGTATCTCATACAAAAAGAACCCAAACTTATTTATCCATAGTTTTGAAGATGGTTATGTGCCCAACTGTGGCCTCAGTGCCTTGTGTAACAACCATGTATCCATTTTTGGATAATGCAAACATAAGGACTATACTTGAAAAGAGCACAGAGTTTGGGATTAATCTAGAATTCTATAGCATCTCCTTACTCTATCATCACATCTTTTTGTCACGCTCAACAGTGAATGTTGAACATTATGATGATTGTGGcagatgaaaaacatcatgtttgCAGTGAATAGTAAACACAACAACAGAAGCATCAAGTGCCAAGCTATCTACTGATTAAATAACAggcatgagatggatgatcacgaaGTGAGAACCAAACTAAAGAATGGTTACATACATGGTAAACAATACCCAGTCAACTCAATGCCTCAAATTACAAGCAATAAATATTGTATTGATGCTCTTGAAAGGAAATCTTGCCATCAAAACATTATGCATCTATAGAACAAAAACATAAAGGTACCTTCTACACCACAAAAGCATATTGATCCTGTGTCCAGAAGTTGTGGGGCGAGCACCATGCCGATGACGGCCACGATGAAGTACAGCTTGACCAGGGACATGAGAATAATCTAAAATTTCCTGCCATTCGAGAAATTGTTAGCCTCATCAGGCAAGGAAGAGTTTAGGCAGCTTGTTCGCACTAGTCaatgaacaaaaacaaaaaaatcactATTTCAGGCAACTATAACAGAAATATATACTAAAAGGAGGCATAATAAAGACAACTGATAAGATCAACTATATGAGACTAATGGGTATCGAATAGCttcatatctatttatttataaagCAAAAAGAGATAATATACCGTAAGGCAAGGGATGGCATATGAGTTTGTTACAATTCATCATGTGTTGCTGGCAAGATTTGCAATATGCCTACATTTTCCTAGCATGACATCCATCACAAACCACACAAGACCAATACATGGTATGGGTTGTCATGAAACCAAATGATGAAAGTTAATATCAGTTTAATAGCAATCTCATTATGCCTTATTGACAATAATGTTAACACTATTGGATTATATCAGTACAACCACTAGTTTCTGTACCATTTTGCAGGTCTCATTAAATTTTAGTGTGGTTCTAGTATTTGTAAGCATGTAAAAttacaaattattttaaaaagtaGCCAATACATGAAAGTCAGCATTTCAAAACACCCTAACGAAATTAATGCTAATATAAAATGTTTGACAGGTGAACCATTTTATATAGTAACTTATAAagcaatgaatcttgtaattgaaGAAATAATTCCAAAGACACTTGGCTAAGTTCTACAAGCCTAATACGTCATATCCGTTACAGATTCCAGGTCAACATAGAACAAACAAATAAGGCTTTAAGTTGATCTATACAGCTGTTCTGGCTAATACTTCTCATGAGACATAACGAACCTCTGGTTGTGTCTCCGTGTTCACATGTTTATCACATCGAACACCCCGAAAGAACAATTCACCCCCAGAAAAATCTTTCCCCAAACACACATTTAAAGTAACTTCTGAATCATCCACATGGAAACCTGCATCACAGGAACTACAATGACTTAAATAAGACGTATAAAAGAATTGCTTCAATTTAGTTCTGTGGAAATAGATATCAAAGTTAAAAAACAATATCTAGAAAACTAAGACCACCCAAGAATGTGATGAACAGACAATGCTATGTTCTACAATAAACATGAGTAGCTATAAGAATAACACGTCAAGATGCAACATAGGAggtttttacatgttgatatatgtGTATCTACCATTTCCACATTGTCATGGCCTAAAAGTTAAAGCTAAGCAAGAGAACCAGTGGTGAAGTTTAGGGAACAGAAAAGAGAATAAATCAGAATACATTAAAATGCAAAGTTCACTtcctgtaaagaaaaaaaaaaaaaagcatcttcTAGTAAAGTGACATCTAGCCACAGGTGATTTGCAGAGCAGTCACAAGTCAGAAGCATATGCATGACATTACTCAAAGAACTCACAGGAAATTGCCTGATGTATtaagatgaaaaaaattaaagtatATAAATGGGAGAAAAGAAtggaccaagaaaaatatatgaacTCCCCAAAATAATGGAACGAATGGTTCTCTAGAACACACACATCCGAATGAGGCACAAAATTCACTAGCTCGACCATTTGTTTGTGGTCTCCAGCTGAAACCATTTCTATACAACTAAAAAGAACATAGGATTTTCCGTGGCTGCTTAATGTAGCTTAATCGTCTACGATTTGCTCAAGATACAAAACAGGTAGAAGCATTGTTGCCTTCAAAAATTGGACTGAAGATTTAaaactaaaataatttaaaagtcaAGATGAGCTTATATGAGATGGTGGCAATAGGGTGGTTTTTAAGGAATGAATTGGAAGAGTCTCACCTTACGTAATTAATGAAGCAAGAAGTGCCTGTACCAGCAGCATTGCCCAAAACTCTTTTGGCAACATCCTGAGTAGCACTTGGATGGAATGAGGTGTTGATGGATACCACATGACATAGCAAGCATGCATTACAGATGAACGGCACAAAGAAACAAAGCTCAGCATGTGTATCATACCAACAACCAACTGGCATAGCTAGGCACTGATACTTCAACAAGTTGCACAGGCACAAAGTCATAAGAGCCATGGTCTTTGTTATGTGTCACGGTAAGGGATCTTCAGAAAGAGAAATGCATCCAATCTGATGCTTGCTACGAAGAAAGTTTTCAGCCTTATCTGGAGACCACATCTGTAGATTTCCTAACCCAAATAGaacaattttttttgcttttttaggTTTTAGTCATATCTTTCTTTTACTTTGCTTCAAAATTTTAAGAACAATTTAAAATTTGGGGATTAATTATATACCGAAAAAAATTAACCTACCAGCCCCTCTCCTTTCAATACTAGGAACAATGTAAGAGGAATATCAAAAGGAAACTAAGTTTTCGCGATGCTACAACGGTGCCACCAATGTTGCAGTATGACTGGCTAAGATGAATGTCCACATGACATGCAGAATTAACATGTTTCCAGAACACTTCCATGATACAAAAATTAGATCCCTGTAATGAGAAGTGTCATCAAGGTCCCAAAAGTGATGCAGGTAGGTACAGTTACAAGAAATAACATATAGATCTACGGCTGGGCGATGTAGAGATAGTTTTATATACTTTTCTTATTGCCCTTTCTACTTAAAATTAACTTTTAGAATAATTTTAGATCCGACTAAGAAATCCAAAGAGGAAAGGATGTACCCAGATTTGATTATCATATGTGAAGGAATTATATAATTCTCTTGACTCACTTGTCCACATATAAATAGTCCAAGGTTTTGTTAATTAGTCTTGATTCAGTTCAAATTCATTTAGAATAGAAGATGAGTCTGGAATAAATAGGAATTGGATCAATGTCCCATTTTCCTTTAGAGAAGTACCCTAGTTATGGTGACACAAGAACATATTCACATTTACCTATAAGGGAATTTTCAGCTGCAGAAAACTGGTCAGTacttattattttcaaatatggGAATGACCAATTACCCTTGTTATTACCTTTTCCCTCTCTTATATTTGTTATCAGTATATTATTCTTCGTCTACCTCTTTCTCTAATAGTTTCAGATGGGATTTTGTGCCAACAGACTGACAGATATTATTGATCTAGTCAGCCCTCCAGTGATAAGATTTGCACCAACAAACAAGCATGATAAAATAACATCTTCACATACACAAGGTGAAGACCAAACAATATCAAAGTTAGTTGCAACCAGCATCAAGGCATTAATCAACCTCTACCTGATACAATTCATCCATTCAAATATTTGGACAGCCATATGATTTCCTGTGCTAAAAATCAAATTAATTTAGCTGAATATCAGAAATAGTAGTTAGACTAATTCTTGTTAGTATACATATTACTTGCCTAATTCAACATCCTTGTCCTTCCCATATTCAACGACAAAACCGTGATGTGAATCCAGAGTCGATCCACCAACCTCAGGGAAAAATACTGCAACACAAGAAATTAGTTCTTGGTGAAGATTTATAAAAAAGCAATATACATTAACAAGAAATATCATGTTAGACACAGAAGGGAGGCAAATTTATTACCTCTAGCTATTGGTGATATGAATTCTTCCATAAGCTTATTAAGCATGGTTTCCAGGCCAAAATCATCAAGCACAGCACCATACTTATTCATTGTATTTGGTCTCATTATTTTAAACTTAACTGCATTAACCcacttttcaaaattttctacctaagaaatcatcaaaatatgaataAGTGCAAAACAAAATAACTTGTTATGTGTTGAAGGGCAGTACACGAATTTGTAATACCTCATCTAATAGCAACTCACAGAAACTTGGCTGAAGCATAGCAAATGTATAAATTCCAGGTGAGGGTTCAGATAATATATTTCTAAAGCTCTCCTCTGGGTTGTCATTGACCGCTTTAAGAAATGATGGCACAAAGAAAGCTGATGGATGCAGATTGTAGAGTTCCTTATGTAAAGGCTGTCCAAGAAAACAATAAAAAGGCACATAAATAACATCATAATTTATAGGAGGCCAGCATTCCAAATATGTGAGCAGTTAAGAAATTATCACAGTTAAATTAAAATTTGTAGAACGAGATTAAAAAAGTGTAAACAGCTAAAATAATGCTAAACAAACGGCTAAAAGAATATTATCCCAAAGGATCAATCATAT is a window from the Musa acuminata AAA Group cultivar baxijiao chromosome BXJ2-1, Cavendish_Baxijiao_AAA, whole genome shotgun sequence genome containing:
- the LOC103990175 gene encoding 2-oxoglutarate and iron-dependent oxygenase domain-containing protein CP2, whose protein sequence is MSLDGAVERREGSPAGNGNGNGNGPVMAPPARPTYGDRRLRLNPNTEHKPERYDDVQSEFDPAIFSSLERHLPPSMLEVPRDAKVQFMKEILARYLPEGERNRVQRHKEYRHKLMLAYQPLHKELYNLHPSAFFVPSFLKAVNDNPEESFRNILSEPSPGIYTFAMLQPSFCELLLDEVENFEKWVNAVKFKIMRPNTMNKYGAVLDDFGLETMLNKLMEEFISPIARVFFPEVGGSTLDSHHGFVVEYGKDKDVELGFHVDDSEVTLNVCLGKDFSGGELFFRGVRCDKHVNTETQPEEILDYSHVPGQAVLHRGRHRHGARPTTSGHRINMLLWCRSSVFREMKKYQKDFSSWCGECQREKKERQRQSLAATKMAFLKGCGGSNI